Within Candidatus Methylomirabilota bacterium, the genomic segment TAGGCCGGCGCGTAGCCTCCGAGCGCGTCGATGTAGTGCACGACCCGCGGCACGGCGACGTAGGCGACGACGACGATCGTGAGGATGACGGCCAGGTGGAACCGCTCGTGGTACCCGAAGTGGCGATGGTAATAGCTTCGGAGCGACATCATGCACCGCGCCCTCCGCGCGGGTTGGACCTGGGCCTACCCCAGCACCAGCTCAGCGATCTGCACCGCATTCGTGGCCGCGCCCTTCCGCAGCTGGTCGCCGACCACCCAGAAGCAGAGGCCGTTCGCGCTCGAGAGATCCTCGCGGACCCTCCCGACGAAGCAGTCGTCCTGGCCCTCGACCTCGATCGGCATCGGGTAGCGGTGCTGCGCCGGCTCGTCCCAGAGGCGGAGTCCGGGGAACCGCTCGAACAGCGCGCGCGCCTGCTCGGGGGTGATCCTGGTCTCGGTCTCGACGGTGACGGCGACCGAGTGGCAGGTGAACACCGGCACCCGCACGGTCGTCGGCGTGATGGCGAGGTCCGGCGCCTCGAGGATCTTGCGCGTCTCGTTGACCAGCTTCATCTCCTCCCCGGTGTAGCCGTTCGGTCCGAACGCGTCGATCGCGGGGATGAGGTTGAAGGCGATCCGGTGCTCGAAGTGGCGTGGCGTCATCGCCTCGCCGCGCGCCCACGCGAGCGTCTGCTCCCGGAGGTCCGCGATCCCGTTCACGCCGGCGCCCGACACCGCCTGGTAGCTCGTCGCGATCACGCGGCGGAGCCGGCCGGCGTCGTGCAACGGCTTCAGCGGCATCACGGTGACGATCGTCGTGCAGTTCGGGCACGCGAGGATGCCGCGATGGGTCTTCGCCGCGTGAGGGTTGATCTCGGGCACCACGAGCGGGACGTGCGGGTCCATCCGGAAGGCGTTCGACTTGTCGACGACCGTCGCGCCCGCCTGGACGAGCAGGGGCGCGTACTGCTTCGACTGGGCCGAGCCCGCCGAGCAGAAGGCGATCTCGACGCCCTTGAACGCAGCCGGCTCGAGCCGCTGGACGCGGACCGGCTCGCCGCGGAAGGTCACCGTCTTGCCGACGGAGCGCTCCGACGCGAACGCGCGCAGCTCGCGCACCGGGAACTTCCGCTCCTCGAGAACGCGGAGCGTCGTCTGGCCCGCTGCGCCCGTCGCGCCGACCACCGCGACCGTCACGCCCGACGCCATCAGTACTGCGCCTCCAGCGCCTTCACGATCAGGTCCCCCATCTCCCGCGTGCCCGCGGTCTTCGTCCCCCGCGGGGCGATGTCGGCCGTGCGGTGGCCCTGCTCGAGGACCGCGAGCACCGCCCGCTCGACCCGGTCGGCGTCCTTCTCCATGCCGAGCGAGTACCGGAGCAGCATCGCCGCCGAGAGGATCGCCGCGATCGGGTTCGCGATCCCCTTCCCCGCGATGTCCGGCGCCGTCCCGTGGACCGGCTCGTAGAGGCCCACGGCCCCGCCGAGCGACGCCGACGGCAGCATCCCCATGGAGCCCGCGAGGATCGCCGCCTCATCTGACAAAATATCACCGAAGGTGTTCTCGGTCACAATCGTGTCGAACTGGGTCGGCCGGCGCACGAGCGCCATCGCGCAGTTGTCCACCAGCACGTGCTCGAGCGCGACGTCAGGATAGTCTTTTCCCACGCGCGTCACGACCTCCCGCCAGAGCTGCGAGACGACCAGCACGTTCACCTTGTCCACGGAGGCGAGGCGCTTCCGGCGCTTGCGCGCCACCTCGAAGCCGATCCGCGCGATCCGCTCGATCTCGCGCGAGGTGTAGGCCATCGTGTTGATCGCGCGGGCGCTGCCGTCGGCGAAGCGCTCCACGCCTCGGGGCTCGCCGAAGTAGAGCCCCCCGGTGAGCTCGCGGATCACCATGAGGTCGGTGCCCTCGACGACCGAGCGCTTGAGCGGCGACGCGTCCACGAGCATCGGGAAGCACTTCGCGGGGCGCAGGTTCGCATAGAGGTCGAGCTCCTTGCGCAGGGCGAGGAGCCCCCGCTCGGGCCGCTTCTCGTGCGCGACGTCGTCCCACCGGGGGCCGCCGACCGCGCCGAAGAGGATCGCGTTGGAGGCGCGGCACAGCTCGAGCGCGCCGGGCGCCAGCGGGCCGCCGGTCGCGTCGATCGCGGCGCCGCCGACGAGCGCCTCCTCGAACTCGAAGCCGGCGCCGGCGCCCTTGCCGACCGCCCGGAGGACGCGGACGGCCTCCGGCGTCACCTCCTGCCCGATGCCGTCCCCGGGCAGCACCGCGATCTTGTGGGTCGCCATCGATCTACGGCCCGATTTCCTTGATCCGCTGGACGGCGGGCTGCGCGACGCGGTTCACCGCGGAGAGATAGGCGCGCGCGCTCGCCTCGATCACGTCGGTCGAGGCGCCCTTGCCCGACACGACCGTCCCGTCGAAGTCCACCTTCATCGCCACCTCGCCGATCGCGTCCTTGCCCGAGGTCGCCGCGCGCAGCGAGTAGTCCAGGAGCCGGCCCTTCAGCCCGGTGATCGCGTCGATCGCCACGAGCACCGCGTCGACCGGGCCGTCGCCGACCCCCGAGTCCTGGAAGACCTGCCCGTCCTTCTTGAGCCTGAGCGTCGCCGACGGCACGACGCCGGTGCCGCTGATCACGTGCAGGTAGTCGAGCTCGTAGCCGCGGACCTGCTGCGTCACCTCGTCGGTGACGATCGCCACCAGGTCCTCGTCGTAGATCTCCTTCTTCCGGTCGGCGAGGGCCTTGAACGTCTTGAACGCGCGGTCGAGGTCGGGCCCCGAGAGGTCGAAGCCGAGGTCCTTGAGCCGGGCCGACAGCGCGTGGCGGCCCGAGTGCTTGCCGAGGACGAGCTTGTTCGACGGCCGCCCGATGTCCTCGGGCCGCATGATCTCGTACGTGAGCTTCTCCTTGATCACGCCGTCCTGGTGGATCCCCGCCTCGTGGGCGAACGCGTTCTCACCGACGACAGCCTTGTTCGGCTGGACGTGGATGCCCGTGATGTGCGAGAGGAGCCGCGACGTCTTGAAGATCTCCTCGGTCTTGACCCGCGACTCGACGCCGAAGAAGTCCTTCCGCGTCCGGAGCGCCATCACGATCTCCTCGAGGGACGCGTTCCCCGCGCGCTCGCCGATCCCGTTGATGGTGCACTCGATCTGCCGCGCGCCGCTCATCACCGCCGTCAGCGAGTTGGCGACGGCCTGGCCGAGGTCGTTGTGGCAGTGGACGGAGAGGACGACCTTGTCGATCCCCTGCACGCGCTCCCGGATCCGCGTGATCCGCTCCCCCCACTCCTTCGGGATCGCGTAGCCGACCGTATCGGGGATGTTGATCGTCGTCGCGCCCGCCTCGATCACCGCCGAGAGCACGTCGCACATGTAGTCGAAGTCCGAGCGCGACGCGTCCTCGGGCGAGAACTCGACGTCCTCGCAGTAGCCGCGGGCGTGCTTCACCGCCTCGACGGACGCCTTCAGCACCTCGGCCCGCGACTTCCGGAGCTTGTACTTCAGGTGGATGTCGGAGGTCGCCACGAAGGTGTGGAGCCGCGGCTTCCGCGCGTGCCGCACCGCCTCCCAGCAGCGGTCGATGTCGCCGAGGCCGACGCGCGACAGGCCGCAGATGGACGGTGCTCCCTCCAGCGTGCCGACCTGCCTGGCGACCTCGCGGGTCGCCTCGAAGTCCTCGTCCGAGGAGATCGGGAACCCGGCCTCGATGACGTCGACTTGAAGTCGGGCCAGCTGGCGGGCCATCTCGAGCTTCTCCATCGTGTTCATCGAAAAGCCCGGCGACTGCTCGCCGTCCCGCAAGGTCGTGTCGAAGA encodes:
- the leuB gene encoding 3-isopropylmalate dehydrogenase; protein product: MATHKIAVLPGDGIGQEVTPEAVRVLRAVGKGAGAGFEFEEALVGGAAIDATGGPLAPGALELCRASNAILFGAVGGPRWDDVAHEKRPERGLLALRKELDLYANLRPAKCFPMLVDASPLKRSVVEGTDLMVIRELTGGLYFGEPRGVERFADGSARAINTMAYTSREIERIARIGFEVARKRRKRLASVDKVNVLVVSQLWREVVTRVGKDYPDVALEHVLVDNCAMALVRRPTQFDTIVTENTFGDILSDEAAILAGSMGMLPSASLGGAVGLYEPVHGTAPDIAGKGIANPIAAILSAAMLLRYSLGMEKDADRVERAVLAVLEQGHRTADIAPRGTKTAGTREMGDLIVKALEAQY
- a CDS encoding aspartate-semialdehyde dehydrogenase; protein product: MASGVTVAVVGATGAAGQTTLRVLEERKFPVRELRAFASERSVGKTVTFRGEPVRVQRLEPAAFKGVEIAFCSAGSAQSKQYAPLLVQAGATVVDKSNAFRMDPHVPLVVPEINPHAAKTHRGILACPNCTTIVTVMPLKPLHDAGRLRRVIATSYQAVSGAGVNGIADLREQTLAWARGEAMTPRHFEHRIAFNLIPAIDAFGPNGYTGEEMKLVNETRKILEAPDLAITPTTVRVPVFTCHSVAVTVETETRITPEQARALFERFPGLRLWDEPAQHRYPMPIEVEGQDDCFVGRVREDLSSANGLCFWVVGDQLRKGAATNAVQIAELVLG
- a CDS encoding 2-isopropylmalate synthase: MDRVIIFDTTLRDGEQSPGFSMNTMEKLEMARQLARLQVDVIEAGFPISSDEDFEATREVARQVGTLEGAPSICGLSRVGLGDIDRCWEAVRHARKPRLHTFVATSDIHLKYKLRKSRAEVLKASVEAVKHARGYCEDVEFSPEDASRSDFDYMCDVLSAVIEAGATTINIPDTVGYAIPKEWGERITRIRERVQGIDKVVLSVHCHNDLGQAVANSLTAVMSGARQIECTINGIGERAGNASLEEIVMALRTRKDFFGVESRVKTEEIFKTSRLLSHITGIHVQPNKAVVGENAFAHEAGIHQDGVIKEKLTYEIMRPEDIGRPSNKLVLGKHSGRHALSARLKDLGFDLSGPDLDRAFKTFKALADRKKEIYDEDLVAIVTDEVTQQVRGYELDYLHVISGTGVVPSATLRLKKDGQVFQDSGVGDGPVDAVLVAIDAITGLKGRLLDYSLRAATSGKDAIGEVAMKVDFDGTVVSGKGASTDVIEASARAYLSAVNRVAQPAVQRIKEIGP